The Hymenobacter sp. GOD-10R genome includes a window with the following:
- a CDS encoding sigma-70 family RNA polymerase sigma factor codes for MHQELETAFLTQLNPHLGLVQRVCRLYGRQAEERQDLQQEILYQLWKAYPHFRGTAQFSTWLYRVALNTALTYERQRRRRPVAEPLEDWVRTLATPPEGPEAEQLRVLYSTIEQLSAVDKAVVLLYLEEQPYAQIAAVTGLSVSHVSVRLVRIRKKLEQTRVGAEAR; via the coding sequence ATGCACCAGGAACTCGAAACAGCCTTTCTGACCCAGCTCAACCCGCATCTGGGGTTGGTGCAGCGCGTGTGCCGCCTCTATGGTCGGCAGGCCGAGGAGAGGCAGGATCTACAGCAGGAAATACTCTACCAGCTCTGGAAGGCGTACCCCCACTTCCGGGGCACCGCCCAGTTTTCGACCTGGCTCTACCGCGTGGCCCTGAACACGGCCCTAACCTACGAGCGCCAGCGCCGGCGGCGGCCGGTGGCCGAGCCGCTTGAGGACTGGGTGCGCACGCTGGCCACGCCGCCAGAGGGCCCTGAAGCCGAACAGCTGCGCGTGCTCTACTCCACCATTGAGCAGCTCTCGGCCGTGGACAAGGCTGTGGTATTGCTCTACCTAGAGGAGCAGCCCTACGCGCAGATTGCCGCGGTCACGGGTCTGAGCGTGAGCCACGTGAGTGTACGATTAGTCCGCATCCGTAAAAAACTTGAACAGACCCGCGTGGGCGCCGAGGCCCGCTGA
- a CDS encoding DUF1080 domain-containing protein gives MRLIPVAILVLLALASCTTGQHSRQQAEWLPLFNGQDLQDWMVKIQHHEVGENFGNTFRVADGVIQVRYDQYGEFNDQFGHLYYKVPFSQYHLKLEYRFVGALQQGAPSYTLRNSGVMFHSQDPRSMPKEQDWPISIEFQFLGGLGDGKPRPTGNMCSPGTQIVYNGQLDERHCIESTSKTYDGDQWVRAELIVLGDSSITHIINGDTVMRYSKPQIGGGVVNRYDPVMKQDGKLLTSGFIALQSEGQPVDFRKIELKDLSKKR, from the coding sequence ATGCGTCTCATTCCCGTTGCGATCCTAGTGCTGCTGGCACTAGCTAGTTGTACCACTGGTCAGCATTCGCGCCAGCAGGCAGAATGGCTCCCGCTCTTTAATGGTCAGGATCTGCAGGATTGGATGGTGAAAATCCAGCATCATGAGGTAGGCGAGAATTTCGGCAATACGTTTCGCGTAGCCGATGGCGTTATCCAGGTGCGCTATGATCAGTACGGAGAGTTCAATGATCAATTCGGCCACTTGTACTACAAAGTACCCTTCTCCCAGTATCATCTCAAACTCGAGTACCGCTTTGTCGGCGCGCTGCAGCAAGGCGCTCCGAGCTACACCTTACGCAATAGTGGCGTCATGTTCCACTCGCAAGACCCGCGCTCGATGCCGAAGGAACAGGATTGGCCTATTTCCATTGAGTTTCAATTTCTGGGTGGGCTGGGCGATGGGAAGCCGCGTCCCACCGGCAACATGTGTTCGCCGGGCACGCAGATCGTGTACAACGGGCAACTCGATGAGCGCCACTGCATCGAGTCAACCTCGAAGACCTATGATGGAGATCAGTGGGTCCGCGCAGAGCTCATCGTGCTAGGCGACTCAAGTATTACCCATATCATCAATGGCGATACGGTCATGCGCTACTCGAAGCCGCAGATTGGCGGTGGAGTCGTAAATCGGTACGATCCGGTGATGAAACAGGATGGCAAACTATTAACGAGCGGGTTTATTGCCCTACAAAGCGAAGGACAGCCGGTGGACTTTCGAAAGATCGAACTGAAAGATTTGTCCAAAAAGCGGTAG
- a CDS encoding RagB/SusD family nutrient uptake outer membrane protein, protein MKNLAKLSLLLPFLVLASCNKDFLNEQPADFLSAQNGYVTYKDFNAGVNNLYKLVRAEFYTSNENNPMDFLYGTDIVFDGQPSIRRFTNHAATLDPSGDIPLAHWRDLYKIISETNTLLARLPAAQMSDNEKLLIEARAKFFRAFSYRTLAYLYGGVPIVLEELSAPKYNFVRASKAAVLSQVIDDLTFATTNLPGITQVQNGEISKPAAQHLLAEVYLATGDYNNAITTATAVINDPNVRLMRNRFGSRSSVTPGDVYWDLFQVRNQNRSSGNTEGLWVVQFETDVPGGSALSTARAGTAPYERHHGPNLIDFRLGNLLPFRWPTGDYTGGRGIGWAVSTKYFSNTIWASDFTTDLRNANHNFVRVYTYNNPAVPSLFGQTVSADAPPAGITVPSRSFYAYQSKVTTPFTHPANLYANAATFQLKDIAGGTYTDQYMFRLAETYLIRAEANLGKGDKAAAATDINVIRSRVNARPIAANDVTIDYILDERMRELGMEEKRRLTLMRLGLLYDRVKRFNPYYGDIQVKHNLFPIPFAEIERNREAVLEQNPGY, encoded by the coding sequence ATGAAAAACCTAGCTAAATTATCTCTGCTCCTGCCGTTTCTGGTTCTGGCTTCCTGCAACAAAGATTTTCTGAACGAGCAGCCTGCCGATTTTCTCAGCGCCCAAAACGGCTACGTAACCTATAAAGACTTCAACGCGGGGGTAAACAACCTCTACAAGCTGGTGCGCGCGGAATTCTATACGTCCAATGAAAATAACCCCATGGACTTCTTGTATGGAACCGATATAGTATTCGATGGCCAACCCAGCATCCGGCGCTTTACGAACCACGCCGCTACGCTGGATCCGTCGGGCGATATTCCGTTGGCGCATTGGCGGGATTTGTACAAAATAATTTCGGAAACGAATACCCTGCTCGCGCGCCTACCCGCCGCCCAAATGAGCGACAATGAAAAGCTTCTTATCGAAGCGCGGGCGAAGTTTTTTCGGGCATTTTCCTATCGCACCCTAGCCTACCTGTACGGGGGTGTGCCGATCGTGCTGGAAGAACTCTCCGCGCCAAAATACAACTTCGTGCGCGCCTCCAAGGCGGCCGTACTCAGCCAGGTCATTGACGACCTGACGTTTGCTACCACTAATCTGCCGGGCATCACGCAGGTGCAGAATGGGGAAATAAGCAAACCTGCTGCGCAACACCTGCTAGCCGAAGTGTACTTGGCAACCGGCGACTACAACAACGCCATTACCACGGCCACGGCCGTCATCAACGACCCTAATGTGCGCCTGATGCGTAACCGGTTTGGCTCGCGCTCGAGCGTGACGCCCGGCGATGTGTACTGGGACCTATTTCAGGTTCGAAATCAAAACCGCAGCTCAGGCAATACGGAAGGCCTGTGGGTGGTCCAGTTTGAAACCGATGTGCCGGGTGGTTCGGCCTTGTCGACTGCCCGAGCCGGCACCGCCCCCTACGAGCGGCACCACGGCCCCAACCTCATCGATTTTCGGTTGGGCAACCTCTTGCCGTTCCGCTGGCCGACCGGGGATTACACGGGCGGCCGGGGCATCGGCTGGGCTGTGTCGACGAAGTACTTCAGTAATACCATCTGGGCCAGTGACTTCACAACCGACCTGCGGAATGCCAATCACAATTTTGTGCGCGTTTACACCTACAACAACCCGGCTGTGCCCAGCCTATTCGGTCAAACGGTGTCAGCCGATGCGCCCCCGGCGGGCATCACTGTGCCGAGCCGCTCGTTCTACGCCTACCAATCGAAGGTAACCACGCCCTTTACGCATCCGGCTAACCTATACGCCAATGCGGCCACGTTCCAACTCAAGGACATTGCCGGCGGGACCTATACGGATCAGTACATGTTCCGGCTGGCGGAAACTTACCTCATTCGCGCGGAAGCCAACCTAGGTAAGGGCGACAAAGCCGCGGCCGCAACCGATATCAACGTAATTCGCAGCCGCGTCAATGCCAGGCCCATAGCCGCCAACGACGTGACCATCGACTACATTCTCGACGAGCGGATGCGTGAGCTTGGCATGGAAGAGAAGCGGCGCCTGACGCTTATGCGCCTAGGCCTGCTGTATGACCGGGTGAAGCGCTTCAACCCGTATTACGGCGACATTCAGGTGAAGCACAACCTGTTTCCAATTCCTTTTGCGGAAATCGAGCGCAACCGCGAAGCCGTATTGGAGCAAAATCCGGGGTATTAA
- a CDS encoding DUF4260 domain-containing protein has translation MKNLLKLEELAQLLLALFIFTHLPYSWWVLPATFLLPDLSLLGYLAGPRVGALCYNFAHHKALAVAVGVAGWWLGQPVLLLAGTVLLLHSAFDRVLGYGLKYGTGFHDTHLGQVGDRTATELVDSVLASSAAQA, from the coding sequence ATGAAGAACCTCCTTAAACTGGAAGAACTTGCCCAACTGCTGCTCGCCCTATTCATCTTCACGCACCTGCCCTACTCCTGGTGGGTACTGCCCGCCACCTTTTTGTTGCCGGACCTGAGCCTGCTGGGCTATCTGGCCGGACCGCGGGTGGGCGCCCTGTGCTACAACTTCGCTCACCACAAAGCCCTCGCCGTAGCAGTGGGTGTTGCCGGCTGGTGGCTAGGTCAGCCCGTGTTGCTGCTCGCAGGCACCGTGCTACTGTTGCACAGCGCCTTCGACCGCGTGCTGGGCTACGGACTCAAGTATGGTACCGGTTTCCACGACACTCACCTGGGTCAGGTGGGGGATCGTACGGCCACTGAGCTGGTAGATTCCGTGTTGGCCAGCAGCGCCGCACAAGCATAA
- a CDS encoding Arm DNA-binding domain-containing protein translates to MAKKHKAKTAGHAPISLRITIHGQHSEYSTKFCLLPSEWNPKNGKRRGTSQASIDTSSFLKLL, encoded by the coding sequence TTGGCAAAAAAGCACAAAGCCAAAACAGCCGGCCACGCGCCGATCTCCCTGCGTATCACCATCCACGGCCAGCATAGCGAGTACTCCACCAAGTTCTGCTTACTCCCCAGTGAGTGGAATCCGAAAAATGGTAAGCGCCGTGGTACCAGCCAGGCGAGTATCGATACCAGTTCATTCTTAAAGTTGCTCTAG
- a CDS encoding ankyrin repeat domain-containing protein, translating to MARASQRFLILLWSCTFGAMALGSMVAYGEPLYWLSGVLLWGSGFFTLLVQAPHLALTRSARVTWLRYLVGVGALGVAFCYFATSLAFFTGWFMGLFSVLLLIIPQRRTGRLALLMTTVGLVVLPWGVLCHTSLLPSIAAGNQAHLRVLLTCGADVNELRQHDTPLIAAVRLGRADLVEMLLRHGADPNGRSSAFMNATPVLFDAARLPAEKHRVLQLLLEYGADSNLTNGS from the coding sequence ATGGCCCGCGCAAGTCAACGCTTTCTGATTCTACTCTGGTCCTGCACGTTCGGCGCAATGGCGCTGGGATCGATGGTCGCTTATGGCGAGCCCCTGTACTGGCTGAGTGGGGTTCTACTGTGGGGCAGTGGGTTCTTCACGTTATTGGTTCAAGCGCCTCACCTCGCTCTCACTCGATCAGCGAGGGTGACGTGGTTACGTTACTTGGTGGGGGTTGGAGCGCTGGGCGTTGCCTTCTGCTACTTCGCCACCTCCCTTGCATTCTTTACCGGGTGGTTTATGGGCCTGTTCAGTGTGTTGCTACTGATTATCCCCCAAAGGCGAACTGGTCGGCTGGCGCTACTTATGACAACTGTCGGCTTGGTTGTACTGCCCTGGGGTGTTTTATGTCACACCAGTCTGCTGCCTTCTATTGCCGCTGGTAACCAGGCACACCTGCGCGTGCTGCTAACGTGCGGCGCGGACGTGAACGAACTTCGCCAGCACGATACTCCTTTGATTGCTGCTGTTCGCCTAGGCCGGGCCGATCTGGTAGAAATGTTGCTGCGTCATGGCGCGGACCCGAATGGACGCAGCAGCGCTTTTATGAATGCAACGCCCGTCTTGTTCGATGCCGCTCGGCTGCCAGCCGAGAAGCACCGCGTGCTACAACTGCTGCTGGAGTATGGTGCCGACTCAAACCTGACGAATGGTAGCTAG
- a CDS encoding arylsulfatase, whose product MIQRTTNRLPRKVTHWLVVLLSVGAGLAFGQLKRPAKRPPNIIFIVADDLGYGEVSCYGQQRYQTPNIDRLASEGLKFTQGYAGTAVCSPSRSSFFTGQHTGHTPVRGNLAVPPEGQYPLPASSRIIPQLLKQAGYATGCFGKWGLGGPGSSGDPVNQGIDEFFGYNSQTLAHNYYPYYLWHNREKIMLPENRGSRSGTYAPELIQQHLLAFIEQHQAQPFAVFMTTPIPHAELVAPPAYMQQTIGKYGPEKPYIGPDTSLASFTKTGAYLSQPHPRAAVVAMMQVLDDQVGQIMHKLKQLNLDDNTLVIFTSDNGPSAEGGKDLAYFNSSGGLRGAKRDLYEGGVRVPFIVRWPGRVKAGTVTPQLAAFWDLLPTFMDVAGLKTPAGIDGVSLLPTLTGLGRQQQHPYLYWEFYEQGGSVAARWGKWKAVRLNMATTPNGPIELYDLTADPSEKHDVASQHPDVIDHFAQIFTKEHVPSPVFHFQPKKAAAVE is encoded by the coding sequence ATGATACAACGAACAACCAACCGACTACCTAGGAAAGTGACCCACTGGCTCGTGGTGCTGCTAAGCGTGGGGGCCGGCCTCGCGTTCGGCCAGTTGAAACGCCCCGCGAAACGCCCCCCTAACATCATTTTTATTGTGGCCGATGACCTGGGCTACGGGGAGGTTAGTTGCTATGGGCAGCAACGGTACCAGACCCCGAACATCGACCGGCTAGCCAGTGAAGGGCTGAAGTTTACGCAGGGCTACGCAGGAACGGCCGTCTGTTCGCCCTCCCGCTCGTCGTTCTTCACCGGCCAGCACACCGGCCACACGCCTGTGCGCGGCAACCTCGCGGTGCCGCCGGAGGGACAATATCCCCTGCCAGCATCGAGTCGCATCATTCCGCAATTGCTCAAGCAAGCCGGCTATGCTACTGGGTGTTTCGGTAAATGGGGCTTGGGCGGACCAGGGAGCAGTGGCGACCCGGTAAACCAAGGAATTGATGAATTCTTCGGTTACAACAGCCAAACGCTGGCGCACAATTACTACCCCTACTACCTCTGGCACAACCGGGAAAAGATTATGCTCCCGGAAAACCGCGGGAGCCGCTCAGGCACCTACGCCCCAGAACTAATTCAGCAGCACCTGCTGGCCTTTATCGAGCAGCATCAGGCTCAGCCCTTTGCCGTCTTCATGACCACTCCGATTCCGCACGCCGAGCTTGTCGCACCGCCGGCCTATATGCAGCAAACCATCGGCAAATACGGTCCGGAAAAACCTTACATCGGCCCCGATACTAGCCTAGCATCCTTCACCAAGACGGGCGCTTACCTGTCGCAGCCGCACCCACGGGCCGCTGTGGTGGCCATGATGCAGGTGTTAGACGACCAAGTAGGGCAAATCATGCACAAGCTCAAGCAACTTAATTTGGATGATAACACCCTGGTTATCTTCACCTCTGATAATGGCCCTTCTGCCGAGGGGGGTAAAGATTTAGCGTATTTTAACAGCAGCGGGGGGCTGCGAGGAGCAAAACGGGATTTGTACGAAGGCGGTGTTCGGGTGCCCTTCATTGTGCGGTGGCCCGGTCGGGTGAAAGCCGGAACCGTCACCCCGCAGCTCGCCGCTTTCTGGGACCTGTTGCCCACGTTCATGGACGTAGCGGGTCTGAAAACCCCGGCTGGCATCGATGGTGTTTCACTGCTGCCCACCCTTACCGGGCTAGGCAGACAGCAGCAACATCCCTATCTGTACTGGGAATTTTATGAGCAGGGGGGCAGCGTAGCCGCTCGCTGGGGAAAGTGGAAAGCTGTCCGCCTGAACATGGCCACGACGCCCAATGGGCCCATTGAGCTTTATGACTTAACTGCCGACCCCAGTGAAAAGCACGATGTGGCGTCGCAGCACCCGGATGTAATCGACCATTTTGCACAAATCTTCACCAAGGAACATGTGCCGTCGCCGGTGTTTCATTTTCAGCCAAAGAAAGCAGCCGCCGTCGAGTGA
- a CDS encoding TonB-dependent receptor, translated as MAEVDQTVKGRITDEKGEALQGVTVLLKGTTNGTATGADGSYSLTVPDGGGTLLISFIGYQAQEVPLSNRATVNITLLPDTKALEEVVVVGYGVQRKSDLTGSVASADLEAFREAPNTNIAQSLQGTVPGLNVGQVNSAGGNPTIQVRGANTINGNANVLIVLDGIIYNGSLASINPDDVASIDVLKDASSTAVYGAQAANGVLLVTTRRGKAGKTRIAYTGSYATQTPSVNLRPQNREELLQRIRDLNYTQAYLAPEYTTPNPNFDLTKFVDQIHLNADGTIRTADFNWWDAATQRGAIQDHQLSISGGSEKTTYLVSGGYTKQLGYIINDKFSRKSVRINLETQATKWWKIGAQTFGSFNDFSGEEPTLSDIVRMSPMHEPYDEAGNLIPFPTGTGQANPFLSSDVSDSDKRMTLFGNFYSELSAPFLEGLTYRLNFGNNYRTNNHYYASRWAAGQTGQAYKDLDTNYDYTLDNILTYHKSIGKHELTATLLYSAIERQYSRTYANATGFSNLTLGYNSLEQGTNQFTASDAWEEQLNAQMARLNYKYNERYLLTATVRRDGFSGFAANEKYGIFPSAAFGWILTEEPFFRFAPINFLKLRAGYGTNGNLTSRYSSLARLEPSAAYVFGDGGTTVFGQQVSTLANPNLKWESTRGLNAGLDFVVLKNRISGSLDYYNNRTNDLLFDVALPTVSGFSSIRTNVGNLKNAGLELTLTTQNIAAKNLKWSTTFNISGNRNKIIRLVGADANGDGKEDDLVSSNLFIGRSIGTIYDLKPNGFYQVGDDIPAGYYPGTFRIVDANGDGKIDRAGDRVFLGRKEPDYRTSLLNTVEYKGFTFRVFLNAVLGGNNSYIAANNPANNIGGLLDVPSKRLNYLNALDFWSPSNPNALYARSAVAPALAPGVYQNRSFVRLQDISLAYRFSGTIIDKLHADNLSVFVSAKNLYTWTNWVGWDPETEQGIDDSGRPVLKGYSLGLTVAF; from the coding sequence GTGGCGGAGGTAGACCAAACGGTAAAAGGCCGGATAACCGATGAAAAGGGCGAGGCTTTGCAGGGTGTGACCGTGCTTCTGAAAGGAACAACTAATGGTACTGCTACGGGAGCCGATGGCAGCTATTCGCTAACCGTACCGGATGGGGGCGGCACGTTGCTGATTTCCTTTATCGGCTACCAAGCCCAGGAGGTACCGCTCAGCAACAGAGCCACCGTCAACATCACGCTGTTGCCGGACACCAAAGCCCTCGAGGAAGTGGTGGTAGTGGGCTACGGGGTGCAGCGCAAATCCGATCTGACTGGCTCGGTGGCCAGCGCCGACCTAGAGGCATTTCGCGAAGCTCCTAATACCAACATTGCGCAGTCTTTACAAGGCACGGTACCTGGGCTAAATGTAGGCCAAGTGAACTCGGCCGGCGGCAACCCCACCATTCAGGTACGCGGGGCCAATACCATTAATGGCAACGCCAATGTGCTGATTGTATTGGACGGTATTATCTACAATGGTTCGCTGGCCTCCATCAATCCGGATGATGTGGCCTCTATTGATGTGCTGAAGGATGCCAGTTCCACAGCCGTGTACGGTGCGCAAGCGGCCAATGGGGTGCTGCTCGTTACCACCCGCAGGGGTAAAGCTGGGAAGACGCGCATTGCCTACACCGGCTCGTATGCCACGCAGACGCCTAGTGTGAACCTGCGCCCGCAAAACCGCGAGGAGCTACTACAGCGCATCCGCGACCTGAATTACACCCAGGCATATCTCGCGCCCGAATACACAACCCCGAATCCGAATTTCGACCTGACCAAGTTCGTGGATCAAATCCACCTGAACGCGGATGGTACTATTCGCACTGCCGATTTCAACTGGTGGGATGCGGCCACTCAGCGGGGGGCCATCCAGGACCACCAGCTTAGCATTTCGGGGGGAAGCGAGAAAACGACGTACCTCGTTTCCGGAGGCTACACCAAACAGCTCGGCTACATCATCAATGACAAGTTCAGCCGCAAGAGTGTGCGCATCAACTTGGAAACCCAAGCCACCAAGTGGTGGAAGATTGGCGCGCAGACGTTTGGCTCCTTCAACGATTTCAGCGGCGAAGAGCCGACCCTGTCTGATATCGTGCGCATGTCGCCCATGCACGAGCCCTACGACGAAGCCGGCAACCTAATTCCTTTTCCTACCGGAACGGGGCAGGCGAATCCCTTTCTAAGCTCCGACGTGAGCGACTCCGACAAGCGCATGACGCTGTTCGGCAACTTCTACTCCGAACTCAGTGCTCCTTTCCTCGAAGGCCTGACGTACCGGCTCAACTTCGGCAATAACTACCGCACCAACAATCACTATTACGCCAGTCGGTGGGCGGCGGGCCAAACCGGCCAGGCCTATAAGGACCTAGATACGAATTACGACTACACGCTCGACAACATTCTGACCTATCATAAATCGATTGGCAAACATGAGTTGACGGCCACCTTGCTCTACAGCGCCATCGAGCGGCAGTATTCCCGCACGTACGCCAACGCCACGGGCTTTTCCAACCTTACGCTAGGGTATAACAGCCTGGAACAGGGCACCAACCAGTTCACGGCTTCCGATGCGTGGGAGGAGCAGCTCAACGCGCAGATGGCCCGCCTCAACTATAAGTACAACGAGCGGTATTTGCTGACAGCCACCGTGCGCCGTGACGGCTTCTCTGGCTTTGCTGCCAACGAGAAATACGGGATTTTTCCGTCGGCTGCCTTCGGCTGGATCCTCACGGAAGAACCCTTTTTCCGATTCGCGCCCATTAATTTCCTCAAGCTAAGGGCGGGCTACGGCACAAATGGCAACCTGACCAGTCGTTACTCGTCGCTGGCCCGTTTGGAGCCCAGTGCCGCGTACGTGTTCGGTGATGGGGGCACCACCGTGTTCGGGCAGCAGGTCAGCACGTTGGCTAATCCGAACTTAAAATGGGAGTCGACACGGGGCCTGAATGCAGGGCTGGACTTTGTGGTGCTGAAGAACCGGATTTCGGGTAGCCTCGACTACTATAACAACCGCACCAACGACCTACTTTTCGACGTGGCGTTGCCGACTGTCTCAGGCTTTTCGTCTATTCGCACCAATGTAGGCAACCTCAAAAATGCGGGCTTGGAGCTAACGCTTACCACGCAAAATATTGCCGCCAAGAATTTAAAATGGAGCACCACGTTCAATATTTCCGGCAACCGCAACAAAATCATTAGGCTGGTGGGAGCTGATGCCAACGGCGACGGCAAGGAAGACGATTTGGTGAGTAGCAACCTCTTCATTGGCCGCTCCATCGGTACCATCTACGACCTAAAACCCAACGGCTTCTACCAGGTAGGGGATGATATTCCGGCCGGCTATTATCCGGGCACATTCCGCATCGTGGATGCCAACGGAGACGGCAAGATTGACCGGGCCGGTGACCGGGTGTTCTTAGGGCGTAAGGAGCCCGATTATCGCACCAGCCTGCTCAACACGGTGGAGTACAAGGGCTTTACGTTTCGGGTGTTTCTGAACGCGGTGCTGGGTGGCAACAACAGCTATATCGCCGCCAACAACCCCGCCAACAATATCGGGGGGCTGCTGGATGTGCCTTCGAAGCGGCTCAACTACCTGAATGCCCTTGATTTCTGGTCTCCCTCCAATCCTAACGCCCTTTATGCCCGTTCTGCCGTTGCGCCGGCGCTAGCGCCGGGCGTGTACCAGAATCGCAGCTTTGTGCGCTTGCAGGATATTTCCCTGGCGTACCGCTTTAGCGGCACCATCATCGACAAGCTGCACGCCGACAACCTGAGCGTGTTCGTTAGCGCCAAAAACCTTTACACCTGGACCAACTGGGTGGGCTGGGACCCGGAAACCGAACAAGGAATAGACGACTCCGGTCGGCCCGTGCTCAAGGGCTACTCGTTGGGTCTCACCGTCGCATTCTGA